The Culex pipiens pallens isolate TS chromosome 2, TS_CPP_V2, whole genome shotgun sequence DNA window TGAGACGTTGATGGATCACAACGATTCGTTCGCCAACTTGAAACATTTCAAACTGTGCAGGAGTTATCGCAATGAAAAGTGGAGCTACGACAACAACAATGCAATAGTAGAGTTGGACGCTGACACCTACTTTAAGGTTCTGGATTCTGGAAAGGTGAATTGCGGTTGGAAGCGTTGTCGTGTCTTTGATGGACTGCAGGTGCTTAGGTGCTTCAAGTGCAACGGGTTCAACCATAAAGGAGCTGACTGTAAAGCTGCTGTCATCACTTGTCCGATCTGCAGTGGAGCGCACGAACTGAAGGATTGTAAGGCGGAGACGGAGAAGTGttcaaattgtgaaaaattgaagcaggaaaaaaatgttgacatcGACGTGGATCATGCAGCTTGGAGCAGCGAGTGTCCGGTGTACAGAAAACAGCAGGGACGGCGAAACAAGCTGGTTGACTATACACAGTAGCAATTACAACCTGTGGGTGAAATATTGTACATGAACGTAGCGGGAATGAGGACACACTTTGACGAGCTAAAAGTGATTATCGAACAAAACAAGCCAAAATTAGTGATACTGACAGAAACGCACTTGACTTTACAACATAATCTTGACGACTACGAAATTGAGAACTACAGAAAAACTGCGTGTTTGTCCACACGGGAGGAGTTTTGATGTACGTGGATGATCGTGTTGAATTCGAGACCGTTTCAAACGTCGTAGATGGTGACAACTGGTTCCTCGCAATCGACATTAAAAGCTCAACCCTGAACGGAATCTACGGAGGAATCTATCACTCACCGAGCAGCAGTGACATCACCTTCATCGAAAGTCTAGAGGCGTGGCTCAGGAGCGTTTTTGTGGACGAACGAGCAAACGTATTCGTTGAAGACTTCAACATCCGATGGAACGAGCCAGGTTATTCAAGAGAACTGAGAAATGTCACGGAAGCTTTGGGCATGAAGCAGTTGGTTTCGGAACCAACCCGTGTTGGACCGAGTAGCAGCACAATGATCGACCTTGTGTTTACTAACATGGAGGGTGGAAATGCACGCGTTGTAGAGGAACTTAAGGTATCCGACCACGAAACCATTGGTATCAGCACCGGAACAAGCAGCGTCAATCTTCCCGAACGTAACAAGACCCGACTTAGCTGGAGTCGCTACTCTCGAGAAAAGCTGCAGGAAATCTTACGTTCTAACCGAAGCCAAGTGGATCCTACGGTGTCAGTAAACGAAGCGGGAGAGAAATTTGATGCGGAAATGGTGGCGGCAGTTGGAAGCCTCGTTGACGTGCGCGTTGACGAACGTGCAGACGCAAACTACTGGTATGGAGATCACCTTAGTATGCTGAAAACAGCTAGAGATAATGCCTACCGGAAGTTTAAGGTCACCAAGACTGCCACTGACTGGACCAGTTACAAGATTTGCAGAAACCGCTACGTTAACGAAATTCGAGCGTCAAAGAACTCCGCAATCAACGATGAAATAAGAAGCTGCGGTGGAGATTCCAAGAAACTTTGGAGGTGTTTGAAATCGCTGATTCAGCCAGGAGGACAGCCACCAACGGAGATCGTTTTTGGAAAGCCACGAGGGGATGCGGAAACGGCAAGGCTTCTCAACACTTACTTTGTACGGAGTGTTGAGGAGATAAATGCAGGGATTCCAGCAACGACGTTTACGCCTGAAGAAGGAGGGACGGAACCGGAGGAGCTGTTGTGTGAGTTTCACCCAATAACACTGAGCAAGCTTAAGGAAACGGTACGAGCTCTGAAGGATTGTGCTGGTGTTGGAAATGTCTCGAAACGGGTAATGGTGGACGCTTTGGACGTTGTTGCTGTGGACTTACTGGACATCGTCAACAAATCGCTGTCACGAGGTGAATTTCCGGACGCATGGAAGAAGACGTTGGTAGTTCCAATCCCAAAAGTCCCGAAATCCAAGAAACCTGAAGATCACAGGCCAATCAACATGCTCCCGCTGTACGAGAAGGTCATGGAGACGATCGTGAAGGAACAACTGGTGGCGTTCATTGACCGAAATGGTGTGCTACTGAAAGAACAATCCGGGTTTCGAAAACAACATTCTTGTGAGTCGGCGCTGAATCTTCTATTGCTGAAGTGGAAGCAGTGTATTGAAAATGGAAGCATTGTTCTGTCAGTCTTCGTGGACTTGAAGCGGGCGTTCGAAACCATCGACCGAACTAAATTGCTTGGCGTTCTGAGGAAGAGCGGGATACGCGGAACGGTTCTGAAATGGTTCGCCAGTTACCTGGAAGATCGAAAGCAGGTCACGAGGTATAACAGCGCGGTTTCACCAGAAACAGCAGTAGACTTCGGAGTACCACAAGGAAGCGTTCTAGGACCTTTGCTGTTTATTCTCTACATAAATGACATAAAACAGGCGTTGAAGCGAGTACAGGTGAACCTGTTTGCCGACGACACAGTGCTGTTTGTGGTTGGTGACAGCTTCGACGAGTGCTTTGATTCCATGAACGAAGAGCTGATCGGGTTCTCAGAATGGTTAAAGTGGAAGAAGCTGCAGCTGAACATTGCGAAGACGAAGTGTATGGTGGTGACGACACGGCCGATCAGTGAGTGTAGAAGATGTGTACAGATGGATGGTGGAATCGTGGAGCGGGTGGAGACGATGAAATACCTTGGAGTCATGCTGGACGAAAAGCTGAATTTTAACGAGCACATCGATTACACTATCAGGAAGGCAGCCCGAAAGTTTGGAGTTCTGTGCAGAATCAAccgctacacagcaaaaaatagtgtaaaaatggaagcttgaaaatggaatgttgaaaaaaggAATGTTTAATATTACATCTGTTTTAGACGCATTGTcactgaaaattttatgctAACATATTTTACTCTTAAAAGGATTAATTTTTcgatggaaggtgtaattttagtaCGATTTCGATGCAATATTGCATACAACAGTTTTTCGACCTTTTTTTCGATACCTAATTTCACAACTgtcaaaacttgttttgaaagtttttcagGGGTCGCCCAACAAATCGCGGAcggattattttgttttttttgttgtttgtttgatgTGGCCAAGGAAAATCGTTGCGAAAAAATGGTTCCGCGCGGTGCACTTCCAGTTCCTTTTGGGAGAAAGTGGGAATCTGTCCGGCAAGTAACGGTCAGGAAGaagattaaaataaacattgtgGCCAGCGGAGAACGGTTCATTTGTGTGCGGCGAGCGACGGGGTTGTTTTTTTCGGTAGTTTTCTGGTGTATCGAATGCTTTCGGCCAGGGACGTGTCATCGGTTTGCTTTGGCGTATTTTCGACCGGTTCACATCCGAGGATCGTTGACTGCGGATGGGTCAGACCGGATTTAGTGCGATGCGAATTTAGAAGGTCGGGGCTGTGGGAACGCTTGGGGCGACTGGAAGAAAAAGTTTCTGGGATGTTTCGGGAACGTCAGCTTCTGTCCAGTTGGATCTTCCGTTTCGAAGCACAACACGGGACTGCTTCGGCGTACCCAACGATCGAAATCATTGAACGACCGTGGCACTAATCGATCGTGTTTCCGCGGGGTGCATCTGTAATCTGCAACTCGACCAATCGGTAATTTCTGCCGATCGTGTTCGCTCGACCGGACACGCGGTGGAGATTAATTTCTCCGCCGGGAACATGATCACGCTGGACGATCCGGACACGATCAACTTTGGAGCGACCATTGAGTTCCGCCCTACTGACGGTTCATCAAGTCGCCAATCATCTGCAAGAACGCGATCGCTAAGCTGTTTGCTGGGGAGGTGAGTTTGACTTTGAAATGTTCTATATTCTACTTGATGacactcaattttaatttgcagTGCCGCAACCGACCCTGGATGATTCAACCATCGCAAGAGAAGCACCTCCACGTTCGGCTGCGAGATTTCCTGCTACGCAAGAACAATCCCGCCGTTCCGCTGAAGTACAGCACCAGTCTCAGCCCCGGTAAGTCAATTCGGTGCCTATCGAAGGTCCGCGTCTTTATCATAAACAGCGAGGGCGTCTCCGTAATGGCGTGTCCCCTGCTTCCCATCGACACGTGGCGGAAGTCTTCAGCGACCGGACAACGGCGCGTACTCGTCCAGCTGAGTCGAGCAGACCAAGCGACCGTCAAAGTCATTTGGTAAGTGGAATCAGCACAAACACTCGACAATTTCTTTACTAACCATCAGTGCTCTTTTAACAGTCCTAACCACCGCCGAGGAGTGTCCGGACCTGAACGCGTGCGTCGACGAGTCCATCTTGTGCGATGGGATTGCGCATTGTCCATCCGGTGTGGACGAATCGTTTACGTACTTTTGAGTACTGCTGCAGCTGCCGGCCGAGAGACCTACCGGCTATCCTGCGGACTGACCGTGTACCGGTAAGTTGCTGCACGAGTTgtaattttgcaaatattttttaaccgcTTTCCCTCTCCCTCTTTCTCCCATTCCAGCATCTACCGCCGGATATCGGTGCTGCAGATGCGGCCCAAGTTGCTCAGCTCGTACGGTACGCGGAGATTGACCGCGCCACCACGGTCACCCCGCCGAGTACTCTCCAAACATCTTCCGGTTCCTTCTCCGACACTTCGCAAAAAAATTGCGCTCTTCATTGGAGTATTTTTTAACGCTTAGTTAGGGAAGGACTTGCGTTCTTGAAACTGTTTAGGAGAGATAGGaataaccaataaaaaaaacaaaaagataaTGCTGTTGAACGAACCTATAGTAAGTTATTTTTTGAGGGGACACTTATAAAGCTCGCGATAATTCAGGTCCAGTTGATGACACGGTGGCAAATTAATTGATCTCGTACTAGCCCGTTCTCGAGAGCGTTCTTTGCTGGCCAAAAAACCCTCAGCTTGGCCCTAAATATACAAAGTTGACGGCAATAATAAAAGAATTTGTTATAaagcaaagtttgtttacactcCTTATACTTGATGACAACTCTATATCTATCCGCCTAACTCCACAGAAAATgcgcaaaattacacattttcagagacAATTTTCACCATTCATaggtaattttgagcattttctgTTGCAAATTTACTCAATATATGAGGTAAAATTATCTCATATATGagataaatttacacatttccagaggtaaaattacacattttttctgacataaaagatgtaccccttcccagatgaaatattaccacgatttttttttctgtgtacttgaCAGCACAAGCAAAGGTTCAGTTATACAATTCGCTTATCGCGCCGCACTTCGACTACTGCTCATCGATCTTGTTCTTGGCAACACAACGGCAACTGAAAAGGATGCAAGTTCTCCAGAGCAAAATCATGCGGCTCATCCTGGGATGTGAACGATTGACGCCGAGGCTGAGAATGCTCGAATGCTTGCAGTGGATGTCGGTAAAGCAACGGATCGAATACAACACACTTGTCTTTGTTTTTCGTGTGAAGGAAAGGATGGCACCACAATACTTGACGGAAGCCATGGTACGCGGAAGGGATATCCATGAGCACGACACTAGAGGAGCTGACGATCTCAGATTGCAGAACTGGAAGAAAGCGTGTACGCAGAACTCGTTGTTTTACAAAGGATTTAAGCTATACAACCAGCTTCCAGAGGCTGCAAAGATGACGAGCAACATCAATGAGTTTAAACGGAGCTGCAAGGAGTTTGTGCGGCAACGGCCGTTCGAGTAAAAGTGACCCACGATGGTACTGTGACgaagagcacgttatgacggtcgGCCATCTTCATTATCGGTACGCATTCGCTTGGGGACACTTTGGGCTGCATATGATAAACTTGATCAAAAGTAACGCGAATCTGGGCGCGGTTTAACCCTATGTGCTCATATGCATGTGGAATAGCAAATGGTTCCAATACCctaaatggataaaatgtctgCAATCTGAATGATAAGGAAAGACTCTGCACAGGATTTGTAAGAGCGCCTTGAGATTAGAAAGAGAGATATGGATGGGCATACACGGAAGTTGAGTTAAGATTACAGGACACTCTCATAACACGAACTTAGAATTATCGAAAGATATCTGCTCGTAAATCTTCCATACTGCAAAAACTGTGTATGGGTAAGAGGTGGGCCatccaaggaaaaaaaaaaaaaaaaaaaatcagggggcaaaaattttttttcaaaaaactttaaaatttcaatggaaatcaaactgcaatcagctgaaatcaatttaaaatgcaatgcaaaaaaataaaaaatatataaaaattcaaatgaagaGCCAaagtttcttcaattttatgccaaaagtgttttaaaatgcattttacaccagttcagttgttttgtaatcattagttttcaaaaaatgtaagatttgacgaaaacaaaaatttgtccacgcgattgtccacgctccgtacaaacaagtttttttttgtatggacaattgtccacgagaggagggggggggggtggttagCAAAATGTTCATTCGTCTTTCTTTAACCTGAAAAATAAgcattactttaaaaacttctatctgaaaaatctaaaatcaagCATATTTCTAAGAATTAATATTCctgcaaaataatttattattgtTTCTGTAATATTTATGTGAATTTTTCATTCGTTCAAAATAATCTATTCTTGTGTCTTATGTTTcagttccgttttttttttctttattatttttatacatattgcttattgcgagataaaatcacg harbors:
- the LOC120415258 gene encoding uncharacterized protein LOC120415258 isoform X1 translates to MTLNFNLQCRNRPWMIQPSQEKHLHVRLRDFLLRKNNPAVPLKYSTSLSPGKSIRCLSKVRVFIINSEGVSVMACPLLPIDTWRKSSATGQRRVLVQLSRADQATVKVICPNHRRGVSGPERVRRRVHLVRWDCALSIRCGRIVYVLLSTAAAAGRETYRLSCGLTVYRIYRRISVLQMRPKLLSSYGTRRLTAPPRSPRRVLSKHLPVPSPTLRKKIALFIGVFFNA
- the LOC120415258 gene encoding uncharacterized protein LOC120415258 isoform X2, which produces MIQPSQEKHLHVRLRDFLLRKNNPAVPLKYSTSLSPGKSIRCLSKVRVFIINSEGVSVMACPLLPIDTWRKSSATGQRRVLVQLSRADQATVKVICPNHRRGVSGPERVRRRVHLVRWDCALSIRCGRIVYVLLSTAAAAGRETYRLSCGLTVYRIYRRISVLQMRPKLLSSYGTRRLTAPPRSPRRVLSKHLPVPSPTLRKKIALFIGVFFNA